A window of the Thermodesulforhabdus norvegica genome harbors these coding sequences:
- the mgtE gene encoding magnesium transporter gives MKTPLVAPELRELIQRHDISTLQDFCKFMHPMAVADYLSTLPPHDIWEVLRVLEPNLRAEIFSNLDEDVQLEVAESLTRDELAQLISDMPPDDRVDLFKKIPPEKQDLILPALAKAEREDIRKLASYPEGTAGSVMTSDYVALPPDITVREAIERIRLEAPDRETVYYAYVVDEKRRLIGLVSLKDLILAPPHKLVKDIMYRDVIYARVTDDQEDVARMIQRYDLIALPIVNGDNVLVGIITHDDAADIITQEHTEDLEKFTAIGGPHEAGVYMKTPVWHYFRYRAPWVIGLAGLELISGFIIHSFEETLSSLIILAMYLPMMAATGGNTGSQTAALVIRALALGEVSARNFFKVIFKELQVGLLIGLLLGLLLWLKVSLFAQYGQIPAGLSASKVGFAIALAFSLQVLLATFLGASLPLAASALKLDPAFVAGPTLATLMDILGMLIYFSSAKIILNL, from the coding sequence ATGAAGACACCGCTCGTTGCACCAGAATTAAGAGAGCTCATTCAGAGACACGATATCTCCACGCTTCAGGACTTCTGCAAGTTCATGCATCCCATGGCCGTTGCGGATTATCTTTCAACCCTGCCGCCTCATGACATATGGGAAGTCCTGAGAGTGCTGGAGCCGAACCTCCGGGCCGAAATTTTCAGCAATCTCGACGAAGACGTTCAGCTGGAGGTGGCCGAATCTCTTACGAGAGACGAACTTGCCCAGCTAATCTCTGATATGCCCCCCGATGATCGAGTGGACCTTTTCAAAAAGATCCCGCCGGAAAAACAGGACTTAATTCTTCCGGCACTTGCAAAGGCCGAGCGTGAAGACATTCGCAAGCTGGCTTCTTACCCGGAAGGAACGGCCGGCTCCGTAATGACCTCCGACTATGTTGCTCTGCCTCCCGACATCACCGTACGAGAGGCCATTGAACGCATCCGTCTGGAGGCTCCCGACAGGGAAACCGTTTATTATGCCTATGTGGTCGATGAGAAACGGCGTCTTATCGGGCTCGTTTCGCTTAAGGATTTAATCCTCGCCCCACCGCACAAGCTCGTTAAAGACATAATGTACCGGGACGTAATTTACGCCCGCGTAACGGACGACCAGGAAGACGTGGCCAGGATGATCCAGCGCTACGACCTGATAGCCCTGCCAATAGTAAACGGCGATAACGTTCTGGTTGGAATAATCACCCACGACGACGCGGCCGACATCATTACCCAGGAACATACCGAAGACTTGGAAAAATTCACGGCAATCGGCGGTCCTCACGAAGCCGGGGTTTACATGAAAACCCCCGTGTGGCATTACTTCCGCTATCGCGCCCCCTGGGTTATAGGGCTCGCCGGCCTGGAACTTATTTCCGGTTTCATTATTCACAGCTTTGAAGAAACCCTTTCCAGCCTTATAATCCTGGCCATGTACCTTCCCATGATGGCCGCAACAGGTGGAAACACCGGGAGTCAGACCGCGGCACTCGTAATAAGAGCCCTGGCGCTTGGAGAAGTATCGGCAAGGAACTTTTTTAAAGTGATCTTTAAAGAACTACAGGTGGGACTTCTCATCGGCCTCCTTTTGGGCCTGCTTCTGTGGCTAAAGGTCAGTCTGTTTGCCCAGTACGGCCAAATCCCTGCAGGCCTTTCTGCATCAAAAGTGGGCTTTGCCATAGCTCTTGCTTTTTCCCTTCAGGTTCTCCTGGCAACTTTCCTTGGAGCCTCGCTCCCCCTGGCCGCATCGGCTTTAAAACTCGATCCGGCATTCGTTGCAGGCCCGACACTCGCAACACTGATGGACATTCTGGGAATGCTTATATACTTTTCGTCGGCAAAAATTATCCTGAACCTCTGA
- a CDS encoding 3-hydroxybutyrate dehydrogenase encodes MQGKRVLVTGAGSGIGEAVARAFAEKGAKVIVNDLRSDASSVADEIGGEFIKADLSVTGEVISLARQALAGGPVHILINNAGFQHIDPVEDFPIETWQKMLQVMLTAPFILIRELVPAMKRLRWGRIINIASIHGLVASPFKSAYISAKHGLIGLTKTVALEVAEFGITVNAICPAYVRTPLVENQIADQSRTLGIPEKEVIEKVMLAQAAIKRLIEPDEIASYALFLASEAASAITGSTQVIDLGWTAR; translated from the coding sequence ATGCAGGGTAAGCGGGTACTTGTTACCGGAGCCGGAAGCGGCATAGGAGAAGCAGTAGCCAGGGCCTTTGCAGAAAAGGGGGCTAAGGTCATTGTGAACGATCTCAGAAGCGATGCATCTTCCGTAGCAGATGAGATAGGCGGTGAGTTTATAAAAGCCGACCTTTCCGTAACCGGGGAGGTCATCTCACTTGCCCGGCAGGCTCTGGCCGGAGGACCCGTTCACATTCTCATCAACAATGCCGGCTTTCAACACATAGATCCCGTAGAAGATTTTCCCATAGAAACCTGGCAAAAGATGCTACAGGTAATGCTAACGGCTCCTTTTATATTGATCCGTGAACTAGTCCCCGCAATGAAGCGGCTCAGATGGGGAAGAATAATAAACATCGCAAGCATTCACGGCCTTGTAGCCAGCCCTTTTAAATCGGCCTACATCAGCGCAAAGCACGGCCTGATCGGCCTGACAAAGACGGTTGCTCTGGAAGTAGCGGAATTCGGAATCACAGTAAATGCAATATGTCCGGCCTACGTAAGAACGCCTCTCGTGGAAAACCAGATAGCCGATCAATCCCGCACGCTTGGAATTCCCGAAAAGGAGGTCATAGAAAAGGTAATGCTTGCCCAGGCGGCGATAAAACGCCTTATTGAGCCCGACGAGATAGCCTCCTATGCTCTGTTTCTCGCCTCTGAAGCCGCCTCGGCAATAACGGGAAGCACCCAGGTAATCGACCTTGGGTGGACCGCCAGGTAA